One Methylomarinovum tepidoasis DNA window includes the following coding sequences:
- a CDS encoding DUF4845 domain-containing protein: MRNPSQQRGMTLIGLIFVLAIFGFFVLLILKIGPIYLEHFKVVGSLKSLQETPELARKSRREIRSLLEKRLDINMVENVAPEDIVVRKEDGVVTVEVSYEVEKPVLGNLSVVAYFDDRIEAGSAP; this comes from the coding sequence ATGAGAAATCCATCCCAACAGCGGGGCATGACTCTGATCGGCCTGATCTTCGTCCTTGCGATCTTCGGCTTCTTCGTCCTGTTGATTCTGAAGATCGGCCCCATCTATCTGGAGCATTTCAAGGTGGTAGGCTCGCTGAAATCCCTTCAGGAGACGCCGGAGCTGGCCAGAAAGTCCCGGCGGGAGATCCGCAGCCTGCTGGAAAAGCGCCTCGACATCAACATGGTGGAAAACGTCGCCCCCGAGGACATCGTGGTCAGGAAGGAAGACGGCGTGGTCACGGTGGAAGTCAGCTACGAGGTGGAAAAACCGGTGCTGGGCAATCTCAGCGTGGTCGCCTATTTCGACGACCGGATCGAAGCCGGCAGCGCACCTTGA